One genomic window of Luteitalea pratensis includes the following:
- a CDS encoding O-antigen ligase family protein, translated as MPQLIALAFWFAATWLIWRDTRSREGISSALWIPTLWAAILLSRSLSAWLGVGGGAGGVDSQEGSPLDRLFYFASILASIALLIRRRLNWGALLSSNWPLFLVYGYFLVSVVWADSPVVSFKRWFKDIGNVFVALVILTESNPLQAVRAVFVRSAYVLIPLSEIFLRYFPYLGRRYSNHSGGLEPIGVTMQKNSLGALVVVAGLVLVWDWLERATDGRQRMQLPERLWRAGVLLVGVRLLYLCDSKTSILCFVIGLVILLSIRMPGLRSRVSKMGVYSLGAVVVAFMLDQAFGLSEFVVAAMGRDMTFTGRTEVWAVLLGLRTDPLFGTGFYSFWSDEYYLAQLPDWVAFSAHNGYLETYLDGGLFGVLLLSLMLVVLAWRTNRQLGAAGNFALFRFTVLVVTLIANFSESHFFRMSPLAFLLFVSTLDATTHPGRVLRSAGTVLRERAGSMAASPVRRPSGLTEGRPSG; from the coding sequence ATGCCGCAGCTCATCGCGCTGGCGTTCTGGTTTGCGGCAACATGGCTGATCTGGCGAGACACACGGTCCAGAGAGGGAATCTCCTCAGCGCTTTGGATCCCGACTCTGTGGGCAGCGATTCTCCTCTCGCGTTCCCTATCCGCGTGGCTGGGTGTCGGAGGCGGTGCAGGGGGTGTGGATAGCCAAGAAGGCAGTCCGCTTGATCGATTGTTCTATTTCGCTTCAATCTTGGCTTCGATTGCCCTGCTCATACGACGGCGTCTGAATTGGGGCGCACTTTTGAGCAGTAACTGGCCCTTGTTCCTGGTCTACGGATACTTCCTGGTCTCGGTCGTGTGGGCGGATTCACCGGTTGTGTCGTTCAAGCGATGGTTCAAGGACATAGGGAATGTGTTTGTCGCACTGGTGATACTGACTGAAAGTAATCCCTTACAGGCCGTACGGGCCGTGTTTGTGCGCAGCGCCTACGTACTCATTCCGCTCTCGGAGATCTTCCTTCGCTACTTTCCATACCTGGGACGACGTTACAGCAATCATTCGGGCGGACTCGAGCCGATCGGCGTGACAATGCAAAAGAACAGCCTCGGGGCGCTTGTAGTGGTGGCCGGGCTTGTCCTGGTGTGGGACTGGTTGGAGCGAGCGACCGATGGACGTCAGAGGATGCAGTTGCCCGAACGCCTCTGGCGTGCCGGTGTCCTTCTTGTCGGCGTTCGCTTGCTCTACTTGTGCGACAGCAAGACGTCCATCCTCTGCTTTGTCATTGGTCTCGTCATTCTGCTGTCGATCCGCATGCCTGGATTGCGAAGCCGGGTCAGCAAGATGGGCGTCTATTCGCTAGGCGCTGTGGTCGTGGCGTTCATGTTAGACCAGGCATTCGGACTGTCCGAGTTCGTCGTCGCAGCAATGGGGCGAGACATGACGTTCACGGGGCGGACCGAGGTATGGGCCGTCCTCCTAGGACTAAGGACCGATCCTCTCTTCGGCACAGGATTCTATAGCTTCTGGTCGGACGAATACTACCTGGCGCAATTGCCGGACTGGGTCGCCTTCTCGGCGCACAATGGATATCTTGAGACCTATCTCGACGGCGGCCTGTTCGGGGTTCTCCTCTTGTCACTCATGCTTGTGGTATTGGCATGGCGGACGAATCGTCAACTTGGTGCGGCCGGAAACTTCGCGTTGTTCAGGTTTACTGTCTTGGTTGTCACGCTGATCGCAAACTTTTCCGAGTCGCACTTCTTTCGGATGTCACCGCTAGCCTTTCTGTTATTCGTATCCACCCTTGATGCAACGACTCATCCAGGCAGGGTCTTGAGGAGCGCAGGAACCGTGTTACGAGAGAGAGCGGGTAGTATGGCAGCGTCCCCAGTGCGCAGACCGTCAGGATTGACGGAGGGCCGCCCCAGCGGATGA
- a CDS encoding transposase: MAMGTRQDDQAPLWIATSELPTGPGHPFYTRLNAVLDAAGFDRYVEGECHRFYAPRMGRPGLAPGRYFRLLLVGYFEGLDSERGIAWRAADSLAIRRFLHVGLEDATPDHSTISRTRRLIDVETHRAVFTWVQTQLVSQGLLTGKTLAVDATTLEANAAMRSIVRRDTGETYQAYLTQLAAASGIATPTREALARFDRRRKKKGSNDDWTHPDDPDAKITKMKDGRTHLAHKAEHAVDADSGAIVAVTVQGADVGDTTSVVETVVEAAEQLERAGASGALDELIADKGYHANRSLIDLHALGIRTYISEPDRGRRRWDQVPDAQALVYANRRRIRGQRGLALLRRRAERVERSFAHLYETGALRRTHVRGHQNILKRLLVHAGGFNLGLIMRQLVGAGTPRGLQARLGVRCACLAASVDALRLPWPVLWTFAASPIVTPSYTNGTLSAATLA; the protein is encoded by the coding sequence ATGGCAATGGGCACGCGACAGGACGATCAGGCACCGCTGTGGATCGCGACGTCGGAGTTGCCCACCGGCCCTGGTCATCCCTTTTACACGCGGCTGAATGCGGTGCTCGACGCCGCGGGCTTCGATCGCTACGTCGAGGGCGAGTGTCACCGCTTCTACGCGCCCCGCATGGGCCGGCCGGGTCTGGCACCGGGCCGCTACTTCCGCCTGCTGCTGGTGGGCTACTTCGAAGGCCTCGACTCGGAGCGGGGCATCGCGTGGCGCGCCGCAGATTCGTTGGCGATTCGTCGCTTCCTGCACGTGGGGCTGGAGGACGCGACGCCCGACCACTCGACGATCTCGCGCACGCGCCGACTGATCGACGTCGAGACGCACCGCGCGGTGTTCACGTGGGTGCAGACCCAGTTGGTGTCACAGGGCCTGCTGACGGGCAAGACGCTCGCGGTGGACGCGACGACGCTCGAGGCCAATGCCGCCATGCGGAGTATCGTGCGGCGCGACACCGGCGAGACGTATCAGGCCTACCTGACGCAACTGGCGGCCGCGTCGGGGATCGCGACGCCGACCCGCGAGGCGCTGGCGCGCTTCGATCGGCGCCGCAAGAAGAAGGGGTCCAACGACGACTGGACGCACCCGGACGATCCCGACGCCAAGATCACCAAAATGAAGGACGGCCGCACGCACCTCGCGCACAAGGCCGAGCACGCCGTCGATGCCGACAGTGGCGCCATCGTGGCGGTAACGGTGCAGGGCGCCGACGTCGGCGACACCACCAGCGTCGTCGAGACCGTCGTGGAGGCGGCCGAACAGCTGGAACGCGCGGGGGCGTCCGGCGCCCTCGACGAACTGATCGCGGACAAGGGCTACCACGCGAACCGCAGCCTGATCGATTTGCACGCCCTCGGTATCCGCACCTACATCTCGGAGCCCGACCGCGGCCGCCGTCGCTGGGACCAGGTGCCAGACGCGCAAGCGCTCGTCTACGCAAATCGTCGGCGCATCCGCGGGCAGCGTGGGCTGGCGCTGCTGCGACGACGCGCCGAACGCGTCGAACGCTCCTTTGCGCACCTCTACGAGACGGGCGCGCTGCGGCGGACCCACGTGCGCGGGCATCAGAACATCCTCAAGCGGCTGCTGGTGCATGCCGGCGGCTTCAATCTGGGGCTCATCATGCGGCAGCTGGTGGGCGCGGGCACGCCGCGGGGCCTCCAGGCGCGTCTCGGCGTGCGCTGCGCTTGCCTCGCAGCCAGCGTGGACGCTCTGCGCCTCCCCTGGCCGGTTCTTTGGACCTTCGCCGCGTCACCCATAGTTACGCCCAGCTACACCAACGGCACGCTCTCGGCGGCGACGCTGGCATGA
- a CDS encoding FkbM family methyltransferase — protein MFGFGSKLRSLVRRVTNAPDQNTRYDEETRAVIHRVCTPDATCIDVGCHRGELLDVMLAAAPRGRHYGFEPLPDYYDDLRHRYDETGLARILNVALSNIKGVATFNYVTSNPAYSGLRQRRYPQEETVAAIDVKTDLLDNLLPAHQRVDLIKIDVEGAELQVLEGAVRTLHRNRPVVVFEHGLGAADCYGTRPEQVYDLLTKEAGLAVSLMASWLNSEHPLTRDDFAREFDKSRNYYFIAYGK, from the coding sequence ATGTTCGGATTCGGAAGCAAATTGCGTTCACTGGTGCGGCGTGTGACCAACGCGCCAGATCAGAATACGCGGTACGACGAGGAGACGCGGGCCGTCATTCACAGGGTGTGCACGCCAGACGCCACGTGCATCGATGTCGGTTGTCATCGCGGCGAGCTTCTCGACGTGATGCTGGCTGCTGCTCCTCGCGGACGGCACTATGGCTTCGAGCCGCTGCCGGACTATTACGACGACCTGAGACATCGTTACGACGAGACCGGGCTCGCACGCATTCTCAACGTGGCGCTTAGCAACATCAAGGGAGTCGCGACGTTCAACTACGTCACATCCAATCCGGCCTACAGCGGATTACGCCAGCGCCGCTACCCGCAAGAGGAAACAGTCGCCGCGATCGACGTGAAGACGGACCTGCTAGACAATCTCCTCCCTGCGCACCAGCGCGTCGATCTCATCAAGATTGACGTCGAGGGCGCCGAGTTGCAGGTGCTGGAGGGCGCCGTGAGAACACTTCACCGGAACAGACCCGTCGTCGTCTTTGAACACGGGTTGGGTGCAGCTGACTGCTACGGCACGCGGCCGGAGCAGGTATATGACCTGCTGACCAAGGAAGCGGGCCTCGCCGTGTCGCTCATGGCCAGCTGGCTCAACAGTGAGCACCCACTAACCAGGGACGACTTTGCTCGAGAGTTCGATAAGAGTAGGAACTACTACTTCATCGCATACGGCAAGTAA
- a CDS encoding acyl carrier protein encodes MPTTKEQCTNLVYECLDAMNELLVRDTPLGKAPDTVLIGDGGLDSLALVNFIGMLEDSLDARLHCNVVLADEDVPFATVGELVDLIHRHVAQ; translated from the coding sequence ATGCCGACGACCAAGGAACAGTGTACGAACCTGGTGTACGAATGCCTCGACGCAATGAACGAACTGCTCGTGCGCGACACACCACTGGGGAAGGCTCCCGACACCGTACTGATCGGGGACGGAGGGTTGGATTCACTCGCACTTGTCAACTTCATCGGGATGCTCGAAGACTCGCTCGACGCCAGGCTGCACTGCAACGTGGTGCTCGCCGACGAAGACGTACCCTTCGCGACCGTCGGCGAGCTCGTGGATCTGATCCACCGCCACGTGGCCCAGTAG
- a CDS encoding glycosyltransferase family 4 protein, whose product MTAAETCAPVEVSRQRILYVLSCWPHDQAYGGQIRALQVARALARKGKVTLAIVGADPVLESVKVRTAEEFDLAGEWPVQSTGIHGLGALIRSLFAPEFVNIHGVALDEASEKHILALMKSDADLVWFFQLRTANYFMTANWPDAVVDVDNLPSASATSTGEGTSLSVSRLAARLRTWQLRRHERRLAKRFGVVAVCSDADRRTLGADGRLLVIPNGFDMPVVETARAPSNPPRIGFIGLLEYEPNRDGVRWFLAHCWPALRQAVPGIRLRLAGKGGGRVVNGSVDGVDILGWIDDAGAEMATWSLTVIPIFSGAGTRIKVAEAFSRRCPVVATPLGAYGYEVEDGRELRLGDTPEAFVSACLDLLRDPVAAAAMTARAWEAYVENWSWDAVAPRVWEAVEEAFRHRRSRGAESVMTDRS is encoded by the coding sequence GTGACCGCGGCGGAGACGTGCGCGCCGGTTGAGGTCTCCCGTCAGCGAATCCTTTATGTGCTCTCATGCTGGCCGCACGATCAGGCGTACGGTGGTCAGATCCGTGCCCTGCAAGTGGCAAGAGCACTGGCACGGAAGGGTAAGGTGACGCTCGCAATCGTGGGCGCCGATCCTGTCTTGGAGTCGGTGAAGGTCAGAACCGCCGAAGAGTTCGATCTGGCCGGCGAGTGGCCGGTCCAGTCGACCGGCATCCATGGACTTGGTGCCTTGATTAGGTCTCTGTTCGCACCAGAGTTCGTCAACATTCACGGCGTCGCCTTGGACGAGGCGTCCGAGAAACATATCCTTGCACTCATGAAGTCTGACGCTGACCTGGTGTGGTTCTTTCAATTGAGAACAGCGAACTACTTCATGACCGCCAACTGGCCTGACGCGGTCGTCGATGTCGACAATCTTCCCAGCGCGTCAGCCACGTCGACAGGCGAAGGTACTTCCTTAAGTGTGAGCAGGCTTGCAGCTCGCCTGCGAACCTGGCAACTGCGCCGCCATGAGCGGCGACTGGCGAAGCGCTTCGGCGTCGTGGCGGTGTGCAGTGACGCCGATCGTCGAACTCTTGGAGCCGACGGACGCCTACTGGTCATTCCCAACGGATTTGACATGCCCGTCGTTGAGACCGCACGGGCTCCAAGCAATCCACCTCGTATCGGGTTCATCGGTCTACTGGAGTACGAGCCCAACCGCGACGGCGTGCGCTGGTTCCTTGCGCACTGCTGGCCCGCACTGCGGCAGGCTGTGCCCGGCATTCGCCTACGACTCGCGGGCAAGGGAGGCGGCCGAGTTGTCAACGGTTCAGTCGACGGTGTCGACATACTTGGCTGGATCGACGACGCCGGGGCCGAAATGGCAACATGGTCTCTAACAGTGATTCCGATCTTCTCTGGCGCGGGGACACGTATCAAGGTCGCAGAGGCCTTCAGTCGTCGTTGCCCAGTTGTCGCGACGCCGTTAGGAGCCTACGGTTACGAGGTTGAAGATGGCCGGGAGCTGCGGCTCGGCGACACGCCGGAAGCGTTTGTGAGCGCTTGCCTCGACCTCCTTCGTGACCCTGTCGCCGCCGCAGCCATGACGGCACGGGCATGGGAAGCGTATGTGGAAAACTGGAGCTGGGATGCCGTCGCCCCAAGGGTGTGGGAGGCCGTAGAAGAGGCTTTTCGACATCGACGCTCGCGGGGCGCCGAGTCAGTGATGACCGACCGCTCGTGA
- the fcl gene encoding GDP-L-fucose synthase: MPSTDARIFVAGHRGLVGSAIVRRLQTEKYSNLLTATRDQLDLRDQAAVNYWFRANRPEHVYLVAGTVGGILANSTRPAEFIYDNLLIHATVVQAAHAFGVRKLLYLGSSCIYPRHAQQPMTEDQLLTGALEPTNESYAIAKIAGIKLCQAYRSQYGSDFISAMPTNLYGPGDNFDLKSSHVLPALIRKFHDAKLARLEEVTIWGTGTPRREFLHVDDLASACMYLVSHYSEAQHVNVGTGEDLSIKELAELVRAVVYPGSRLVFDPSKPDGMPRKLLDVSRMHALGWRHQIDLAEGVRTTYDWFLANQDTARTAPLGGRGRSVEEVREQA; the protein is encoded by the coding sequence ATGCCAAGTACTGACGCCAGAATATTTGTCGCAGGTCACCGCGGCCTTGTCGGATCCGCCATCGTTCGACGTCTGCAAACAGAGAAATATTCCAATCTGCTGACTGCGACTAGAGACCAGCTTGACTTGCGCGATCAGGCTGCGGTGAACTACTGGTTCCGCGCCAATCGGCCAGAGCACGTGTACCTAGTTGCCGGCACCGTTGGAGGCATTCTAGCCAACTCGACACGTCCAGCCGAGTTTATCTACGACAACCTGCTGATCCATGCGACAGTCGTTCAGGCAGCGCATGCATTCGGCGTGCGGAAGCTCCTATACCTTGGCAGTTCTTGCATCTACCCGAGGCATGCGCAACAGCCGATGACTGAAGATCAGCTGCTGACGGGGGCTCTCGAGCCGACCAATGAGTCGTACGCCATTGCCAAGATCGCGGGCATCAAACTGTGTCAGGCATATCGCTCACAGTACGGCTCAGATTTTATTTCGGCCATGCCGACAAATCTTTATGGCCCCGGAGACAACTTCGACCTGAAAAGCTCGCACGTCTTGCCGGCGCTGATACGCAAGTTCCACGATGCAAAGCTGGCGAGACTAGAAGAGGTGACCATCTGGGGCACCGGCACGCCGCGTCGCGAATTTCTGCACGTCGACGATCTGGCGAGCGCGTGTATGTATCTTGTCAGTCACTACAGCGAGGCCCAGCACGTCAATGTCGGCACCGGCGAGGATCTGTCGATCAAGGAGCTGGCTGAGCTAGTGCGAGCTGTCGTGTACCCAGGTTCGCGGCTGGTCTTCGATCCGTCCAAGCCGGACGGCATGCCTCGCAAGCTGCTGGATGTCTCGCGCATGCATGCACTCGGGTGGCGCCATCAAATTGACCTAGCGGAAGGTGTCCGTACTACATACGATTGGTTCCTCGCCAATCAAGACACGGCACGCACCGCGCCCCTGGGTGGTCGCGGCCGAAGTGTCGAGGAGGTGCGGGAGCAAGCGTGA
- a CDS encoding immunoglobulin domain-containing protein codes for MLQLKFENENTVERPIISVAGFPNLRRQFVRIVGKTATTLSFYPPLYNTYPNGATIAMAQQQVEFAGVEDLKIEAGGSTAPVGVQFDQTFGSWVKNVRVRQSTNYNVSFSNSLQCELRGSYLDELNHGGSNGAGLLMNTVTGCLVEDNIIRDSFPGIEINAGSSGNVVAYNFINNSNGLIGIDTNHAPHNDFNLYEGNIAHNLMSDGYFGSNSDDTLYRNWLTGLAIIANPAPSDPIKNSPTWCLSLKRFTRNYSIVGNILGSGAPHVAQWECDGYGQPNIGNGASSGEVQPSAGRYWADWNPVTGTNIVGTIVGRHNVLDYKNDTCVNCGGTLSLTSGKLAVGQTPLLRFGSGASVWTTVKAVSGDTIVIDSSPWSAAIPAVGTGAEVWPGAVGYQELDLDVRATTIKKGNYSHFSRSIPPAESLSGVSFPPSLFRRVKPPYFGDRPWPAIDPLSPGQAYDASNPYRNYEAVPAAYRYFKGSPPLGVNAPTAPIVSQEPRDLSVQVGQSATFTVLASGVPNPTYQWKKNGVPVAGATLPSYSTPATTGADSGSRFSCVVTNASGSLTTREASLAVGNVVPPTAPQNLRVRE; via the coding sequence ATGCTGCAGTTGAAGTTTGAGAACGAAAACACCGTTGAGCGGCCGATAATCAGCGTTGCCGGCTTCCCCAACCTGAGAAGGCAGTTTGTGCGCATCGTGGGCAAGACGGCGACCACGCTGTCGTTCTATCCGCCCCTATACAACACCTATCCGAACGGCGCCACGATCGCTATGGCGCAGCAGCAGGTCGAGTTCGCTGGCGTCGAAGACCTCAAGATCGAGGCGGGAGGCTCGACGGCGCCCGTCGGCGTGCAGTTTGATCAGACATTCGGATCCTGGGTCAAAAACGTGCGAGTGCGCCAAAGTACCAACTACAATGTTTCTTTCAGCAATTCGCTTCAGTGCGAGTTGCGAGGCTCCTATCTCGACGAGCTCAATCATGGCGGGTCGAATGGTGCGGGCCTACTAATGAATACAGTGACCGGATGCTTAGTCGAGGACAACATCATTCGCGATTCATTTCCTGGCATTGAAATCAACGCCGGCTCCTCGGGGAACGTCGTCGCATACAACTTCATCAACAACTCTAACGGCCTCATAGGAATCGACACCAATCACGCGCCACACAACGACTTCAACCTCTACGAAGGCAACATAGCGCACAACTTGATGTCCGATGGCTACTTCGGTAGCAACTCCGACGACACGCTTTACCGAAACTGGCTCACCGGACTCGCAATCATTGCCAATCCCGCACCTTCAGACCCCATCAAAAACAGTCCCACGTGGTGCCTGAGTCTGAAACGCTTCACGCGCAACTATTCAATCGTGGGCAACATCCTGGGGAGCGGCGCGCCGCACGTGGCTCAGTGGGAATGCGATGGCTACGGGCAGCCTAACATCGGGAACGGGGCGTCGTCGGGAGAGGTGCAGCCATCAGCGGGCAGGTATTGGGCCGATTGGAACCCGGTCACAGGGACCAACATAGTCGGTACAATCGTCGGTCGGCATAACGTGCTCGACTATAAGAATGACACATGCGTCAACTGTGGCGGAACACTCAGCCTTACTTCTGGAAAGCTAGCAGTTGGTCAGACGCCGCTGCTGAGATTCGGCTCCGGCGCGTCGGTGTGGACAACGGTGAAAGCCGTCAGTGGTGACACTATCGTGATCGACTCCTCACCGTGGTCTGCAGCCATTCCAGCTGTGGGCACGGGCGCTGAGGTCTGGCCTGGAGCGGTCGGGTATCAAGAGCTCGACCTCGATGTACGTGCCACAACAATCAAGAAGGGCAACTACTCGCACTTCAGCCGATCCATCCCGCCGGCAGAGTCATTGAGTGGCGTGTCCTTTCCCCCGTCGTTGTTTCGTCGAGTCAAGCCGCCCTACTTTGGCGACCGACCATGGCCTGCAATAGATCCCCTGAGCCCGGGTCAGGCATATGATGCGAGTAACCCTTATCGCAACTACGAAGCAGTACCGGCCGCTTACCGCTACTTCAAAGGGAGCCCGCCGCTAGGCGTCAACGCGCCCACTGCTCCGATCGTCAGTCAGGAACCGAGAGACCTGTCGGTGCAAGTCGGGCAGTCAGCTACGTTTACCGTTCTCGCCAGTGGCGTGCCGAATCCAACCTACCAATGGAAGAAGAACGGTGTCCCAGTAGCTGGTGCGACGTTGCCCTCGTACTCGACTCCCGCAACCACCGGTGCCGACAGTGGCTCCAGATTCAGTTGCGTCGTGACCAACGCATCTGGCTCTCTCACGACTAGAGAGGCTTCCCTTGCGGTCGGCAACGTCGTGCCGCCCACGGCCCCACAGAACCTCAGGGTACGGGAGTAG
- a CDS encoding acyltransferase — protein MPERAIHGLFKRALQTLARVAPGAKSLRVTLHRWRGVTIGEGAWIGYDVILETSRPHLVRIGARSVISIRAMFVAHFRGAEGITVEDDVFIGPGAIILPNVTIGRGAVVTAGSVVSSSVPPMTVVQGNPARPIAMCGVTLAGDHTLAAFYRSLRPIKKAPRAER, from the coding sequence ATGCCAGAGCGTGCAATTCATGGCTTGTTCAAGCGTGCTCTGCAGACTTTGGCGCGCGTGGCTCCTGGCGCCAAGAGCCTACGCGTCACGCTGCACCGATGGCGTGGGGTAACCATAGGCGAGGGTGCCTGGATCGGCTATGACGTCATTCTCGAGACGTCACGACCACACCTCGTCCGAATCGGTGCCCGATCGGTGATCAGCATTCGAGCGATGTTCGTCGCGCACTTCCGCGGTGCCGAGGGCATCACCGTCGAGGACGATGTGTTCATCGGGCCGGGTGCGATCATCCTCCCGAACGTGACGATAGGGCGCGGCGCCGTGGTGACGGCGGGCAGCGTCGTGTCGTCATCAGTGCCGCCCATGACGGTCGTGCAGGGGAATCCAGCCCGGCCCATAGCCATGTGCGGAGTGACCCTGGCAGGTGACCACACGCTGGCTGCCTTCTATCGGTCGCTGAGACCGATAAAGAAGGCGCCCCGGGCAGAGCGGTGA
- a CDS encoding HAD-IIIC family phosphatase, translating to MNGLLISDFNIENLAAYLKRDDRQLPVSAVKVSYGQVTRVLMDHRAEEWSPRPEFTVVWTRPEAALSVFSRLLDGNPDVSESALLDEVDGYAAALAAAADLTGALFVPLWTLPPNHAGRGLLDLAPTKGPARALLQANQRLLARLDGKPGVFPLLASRWLELCGPGAYSARLWYLGKIPFVNEVFRAAACDIAAGLSGLHGRARKVIICDLDDTLWGGIVGDDGWQQLVLGGHDPMGEALVDFQKTLKALTRRGVVLALVSKNDEDVALEALRKHPEMVLRPEDFAAWRINWDDKAKNIIDLMAELNLGLESAVFLDDNAVERQRVRDALPEVLVPEWPADKRLYPQALLALDCFDRPRATDEDRTRTAMYATERLRSQVMRSTESLDDWLGKLGVTIRVEALSADALVRATQLLNKTNQMNVSTRRLSESEFMEWSRRSGHEVFTLRVGDKFGDSGLTGLLALSADSGKARVVDFVLSCRVFGRKVEEAMLHVAVEWARLHQLDTVEAVFLPTPKNKPCLDFFRRSGFQEHELHRFSWPTAQPYQAPLSINLELAAISHTAGPTDATRS from the coding sequence GTGAACGGCCTCCTGATCTCGGACTTCAACATCGAGAATCTCGCTGCATACCTGAAGCGCGATGACCGGCAGTTGCCAGTTTCAGCCGTCAAGGTCTCGTACGGGCAGGTGACCCGCGTCCTGATGGACCACCGGGCCGAGGAGTGGTCGCCACGGCCGGAGTTCACGGTCGTCTGGACCCGGCCAGAGGCCGCATTGAGTGTTTTCTCTCGGCTGCTCGACGGCAACCCGGACGTGTCTGAATCAGCCCTTCTCGACGAGGTGGATGGGTATGCCGCAGCGCTGGCGGCAGCCGCCGACCTCACCGGAGCCCTGTTTGTGCCACTCTGGACACTGCCGCCCAATCACGCCGGGCGGGGGCTGCTTGACCTGGCACCAACTAAGGGGCCAGCACGCGCCCTTCTTCAAGCGAACCAGAGACTGCTTGCGCGCCTGGATGGGAAGCCTGGCGTATTCCCACTGCTTGCGTCCCGCTGGCTCGAGCTATGCGGTCCGGGCGCCTACAGCGCGAGGCTCTGGTATCTGGGCAAGATACCGTTCGTCAACGAGGTGTTCCGGGCTGCCGCGTGTGACATAGCCGCCGGCCTCAGCGGACTGCACGGCCGAGCGCGGAAGGTCATCATCTGCGACCTCGACGACACCCTGTGGGGCGGCATCGTTGGCGATGATGGCTGGCAACAGCTCGTGCTCGGCGGGCACGACCCGATGGGCGAGGCGCTGGTGGACTTCCAGAAGACTCTCAAGGCGCTGACACGCCGTGGTGTAGTCTTGGCCCTCGTCAGCAAGAATGACGAGGACGTCGCGCTCGAGGCGCTCCGGAAGCACCCTGAGATGGTGCTGAGACCAGAAGACTTCGCGGCATGGCGCATCAATTGGGACGACAAGGCCAAAAACATTATCGACCTGATGGCAGAGCTGAATCTGGGGCTCGAATCGGCGGTTTTCCTCGATGACAATGCCGTCGAGCGTCAGAGAGTACGGGACGCCCTGCCGGAAGTTCTAGTGCCAGAGTGGCCCGCCGACAAGAGGCTGTACCCGCAGGCACTTCTGGCTTTGGATTGCTTCGATCGACCGAGGGCGACCGACGAAGACCGCACACGAACGGCCATGTACGCCACCGAGCGTTTGCGTAGTCAGGTGATGAGGTCGACGGAGTCGTTGGATGACTGGCTGGGCAAGCTCGGCGTCACGATTCGCGTTGAAGCTCTCTCCGCCGATGCGCTCGTACGCGCGACGCAGCTGCTGAATAAGACCAACCAGATGAACGTGTCCACGCGCCGGCTCTCAGAGTCGGAGTTCATGGAGTGGAGCCGCCGCTCAGGTCACGAGGTATTCACGCTCCGCGTGGGCGACAAGTTCGGCGACTCGGGTCTGACCGGTCTCCTGGCGCTTTCTGCGGATAGCGGGAAGGCGCGGGTCGTCGACTTCGTCCTTAGCTGCCGCGTGTTTGGCCGCAAGGTCGAAGAGGCGATGCTTCACGTGGCAGTGGAGTGGGCGCGCCTACACCAGCTCGACACCGTGGAGGCGGTGTTCCTGCCCACGCCGAAGAACAAGCCGTGCCTGGACTTCTTCCGGCGATCTGGGTTCCAGGAGCACGAGTTGCATCGCTTCTCGTGGCCGACGGCGCAACCCTATCAGGCGCCTTTGTCCATCAATCTGGAGCTGGCAGCAATCTCACACACGGCTGGGCCGACCGACGCAACGCGGAGCTGA